A single genomic interval of Coccidioides posadasii str. Silveira chromosome 1, complete sequence harbors:
- a CDS encoding uncharacterized protein (EggNog:ENOG410PFU8~COG:A~BUSCO:2428at33183), with protein sequence MESTYRPSFGHKRKINDIESEEEENYRPAFGFQKFASASSRSPSPPAATKPANRPSWRNQTTSSPKPGPGGKPSSMGGNSFAARMMAKMGYVEGQGLGATGQGIVNPVEHVLRPQGIGLGAVREKSKQAREEAKREATRRGEVLEDSSDEELARRQKRREARRLGADGTSGTSTPRGAPKQKYRTARELETDTAGLEIPNVLKSLIDATGKEPKLLTSTAGLMTQLDFVSAEESEALKIAQKARNELEAFADEWKSIEERKKFVEFEKAQVAEEIDTTQKKIEQMSSLKSAVQALENMSLEDTLDDRWEKTTKILEDIESRYQDVLVEYGLPKIAVAAIQPLFRQSMEEWEPLNRPDYLVSNIRRLYRLMNAKEHDPDEEYELHARQSTTLYETLFYTIWLPRVRSALVNDWNVQDPAPATSLIDSWKDVLPEFVLSNLLDQVIVPKLSTAIKGWRPKRGSRHESSEQFPWFLFDWLRYLGDHHTDPKAPSGILSDTKRKFRSVLDKLDLKKGLLKDIDLWKDVLGSEFDTALRNHLLPRLARHLHENFEVNPQDQDLTTFEDVMAWRRYFKPNVFALLLCAEFFPKWHSILHLWLTSDPNYEEVGQWFTWWKSQIPEEINAIDDVIEEWNGGLEMMNQALDLGDKAKTELPPPKSSKEQQRHLQKEIHGRHHVPKEPPPQPSRRAKQIEEPTFKDIVEEWCADEGLLIVPLREAHVQTGLPLFRITASASGKGGVLVYLKGDVVWAQNRKTKDVWEPVGLDAGLVAKAEGK encoded by the coding sequence ATGGAGTCGACATATCGCCCGTCCTTTGGCCATAAACGAAAGATAAACGACattgaatctgaagaagaagagaactaCAGACCTGCATTCGGCTTTCAGAAGTTTGCTTCAGCTTCGTCAAGATCCCCCTCTCCTCCCGCCGCTACGAAGCCCGCGAATCGCCCATCATGGCGCAACCAGACTACCTCCTCTCCGAAACCAGGCCCCGGCGGGAAGCCGTCGTCCATGGGCGGAAACTCCTTTGCCGCCAGAATGATGGCAAAGATGGGTTACGTCGAAGGTCAGGGTCTCGGTGCAACCGGTCAGGGTATTGTTAATCCTGTTGAACATGTTTTGAGACCACAGGGTATCGGTTTGGGAGCTGTTAGAGAAAAGTCTAAACAGGCGAGAGAGGAGGCCAAACGTGAAGCCACCAGAAGAGGCGAAGTTTTAGAAGACAGCTCAGATGAGGAGCTGGCCAGGCGCCAAAAACGGAGAGAAGCACGTAGGCTAGGGGCTGACGGTACTAGTGGCACGAGCACACCCAGAGGTGCTCCGAAACAGAAGTATAGAACGGCGCGAGAACTCGAAACGGATACAGCTGGTCTGGAAATCCCCAACGTTTTGAAATCTCTAATTGATGCGACGGGAAAGGAACCAAAGCTGTTAACATCCACAGCTGGCTTGATGACACAATTGGACTTTGTTAGCGCAGAGGAATCTGAAGCCCTCAAGATCGCGCAAAAAGCGCGGAATGAGCTGGAAGCATTCGCCGATGAATGGAAAAGCATcgaggagagaaagaagtTTGTCGAGTTCGAGAAAGCCCAAGTAGCAGAAGAGATAGATACGACGCAGAAGAAGATTGAGCAAATGTCGTCACTGAAATCAGCGGTCCAGGCTTTGGAGAATATGAGCCTCGAGGATACGCTTGATGATCGATGGGAAAAAACAACGAAGATCCTAGAAGATATCGAATCTCGATATCAAGACGTCCTTGTTGAGTACGGGCTGCCTAAAATTGCCGTTGCTGCTATCCAACCTCTTTTCCGGCAATCCATGGAGGAATGGGAACCACTCAACAGACCAGACTACCTTGTCTCAAATATTCGACGACTATATCGACTTATGAATGCGAAAGAGCATGACCCGGACGAAGAGTATGAACTTCACGCTCGGCAGTCCACAACTTTATACGAGACTCTATTTTATACTATTTGGCTACCTCGCGTTCGCTCTGCCCTTGTCAATGATTGGAATGTACAGGATCCAGCCCCAGCCACATCGTTGATCGACTCCTGGAAAGATGTGCTGCCCGAATTTGTCCTCTCAAACCTTCTTGATCAAGTCATTGTTCCCAAACTTAGTACCGCAATAAAAGGTTGGAGACCTAAGAGGGGAAGTAGGCACGAGTCGTCGGAACAATTCCCTTGGTTCCTTTTTGATTGGTTACGTTATTTGGGTGACCATCATACTGATCCAAAAGCGCCCAGTGGCATTTTATCGGATACAAAGCGCAAGTTCCGCAGCGTCTTGGACAAGTTGGACCTTAAAAAAGGACTACTCAAGGATATCGACTTGTGGAAGGATGTTCTTGGTTCCGAATTTGATACGGCTCTTAGGAATCACCTCTTACCCAGATTAGCAAGGCATTTACACGAAAACTTCGAGGTTAACCCCCAAGATCAGGACCTGACAACCTTCGAAGATGTGATGGCATGGAGACGTTATTTCAAACCAAACGTGTTCGCTCTCCTTCTCTGCGCCGAATTCTTCCCCAAATGGCACTCAATATTACACCTCTGGTTAACCTCTGATCCTAACTACGAAGAAGTCGGGCAGTGGTTTACGTGGTGGAAGTCGCAGATACCAGAAGAAATCAATGCTATAGACGACGTCATTGAAGAGTGGAATGGGGGACTTGAAATGATGAACCAAGCACTTGATCTTGGTGACAAAGCGAAAACAGAACTGCCACCACCCAAATCTAGCAAAGAGCAACAACGTCATCTCCAGAAAGAGATCCACGGAAGACACCATGTCCCTAAAGAGCCACCACCTCAACCCTCTCGTCGAGCAAAACAAATCGAAGAACCCACATTTAAGGATATTGTCGAAGAATGGTGCGCTGACGAGGGCCTACTCATCGTTCCACTTCGCGAAGCACATGTTCAAACTGGACTACCGCTATTTAGAATAACTGCTAGCGCGAGCGGGAAAGGAGGCGTGTTAGTGTATCTGAAAGGAGACGTGGTATGGGCACAGAATAGGAAAACAAAGGACGTGTGGGAGCCAGTGGGTTTAGATGCCGGACTTGTTGCGAAGGCAGAGGGGAAATAA
- the PSF3 gene encoding DNA replication protein (EggNog:ENOG410PNMZ~COG:L~BUSCO:14464at33183): MAYYDIDEILTDAQKLPCTFELEVPGLGFLDGNVGEDIKAGSRLDVPLWLGVMLAVGAKAGSNPLVNLDIPQALSEPVMNALKADPRTVDLRSLASHFYRLGVKILQLFEEEEMVEILSDTFKKRAMQIADHAHNPTGALGGGVEFLRGLDETERQLFRAAHDSAKEARVWAGEAKKK; encoded by the exons ATGGCATATTACGACATTGATGAAATTCTAACTGATGCACAA AAACTGCCCTGCACTTTCGAACTAGAGGTTCCAGGGCTGGGTTTTCTCGATGGGAACGTCGGCGAAGAC ATCAAGGCCGGATCGCGGTTAGATGTGCCCCTATGGCTGGGAGTAATGCTTGCGGTGGG AGCCAAGGCTGGCTCTAATCCGCTGGTCAATCTGGATATCCCCCAAGCACTGTCGGAGCCGGTGATGAATGCGCTTAAGGCTGATCCGCGGACGGTGGACCTTCGATCTTTAGCATCACATTTTTACAGACTGGGCGTGAAGATACTACAACTCttcgaggaagaagaaatggtAGAGATTCTTAGTGAT ACTTTCAAAAAGCGCGCGATGCAAATTGCGGATCATGCCCACAACCCAACCGGGGCGCTGGGAGGTGGAGTTGAATTTTTGCGTGGCTTGGACGAAACTGAACGGCAAT TGTTTCGCGCTGCCCATGACAGTGCTAAAGAGGCCCGTGTCTGGGCTGGAGaggcaaagaagaagtag
- a CDS encoding uncharacterized protein (EggNog:ENOG410PP8G~COG:S), producing MSSSCRKQLSGSITPERTIHRQPRCSSLHVSKASVNGVHADYRDMSTSHSSPGGYRPITPRRACSTPLGVNPNSALLKDMINERRAARGTRPSGSSEHGSNDRSPSVTADPSGNLATSEKSYKIHNAISAGLKEPTDMGLREMNKYISKINKEIFDLKLEIVHRIEHINTLKQKLERIPELEEQIEKLEASRVELQEENQNLQNELDRRDRGLYEAVGLICDLENKIEDMAAERVEAPSTPHPYRIVEPVPSTETLDEGQTPKNAPMIDVPDRTSSRRGTTSATSRRSRVLSLRQTRRQPSFLQDQTESTSALRSLYFEDVNSSRRFSIFSGHESEALDSPRLSALSECSDLNPPPSPIKLGQSQIANVTPSQNSTPSPDTGTVRHHEAIGSKFSRIEQWIPAHSPLQVTHDQTPTKPETTSFHGSSRKQPALGAAFEAKRNPSGSKPPPTRDSATFGGRLPPTPDTMSTSFIDPRNRSNPSIIEERSMYGTARIFSSVTSVASMGRPGPAGDITTRPSTADTALLNGAEPWNYPDFAADRNARLNSLFPPPTYTRHLSEPPPGMYIDESHYDTKKGDSLLSVTPPKYAASIKSTMSDSAISQFSLNKTVTNSHILSPEDWLEAALPISNDDIARADKRADVEPEVYKSAEVYESGDQTNAGPPTTPVSRIRHKRLASMNPNDMRRRFTLRIFGRSKPNSPFSADPDAEETEPYRGSQNKRPGTARRRSIKFDPSPTTRDRPLSLHSATGAELAKRPRTSNSMENVKNFRRAQHSVFSWFKGPKHSNGPEAPGRLNSQPPGRPNSACEIRNRSSVQLTPKPGTSNHASTMKSRSRHPLSGQLT from the exons ATGTCCTCCAGTTGTCGAAAGCAGCTGA GCGGATCAATCACCCCGGAACGTACCATACATCGGCAACCAAGGTGTTCGTCTCTCCATGTGTCTAAGGCATCTGTGAATGGTGTCCATGCAG ATTACCGAGACATGTCCACTAGCCATTCTTCCCCAGGAGGCTACCGGCCAATTACGCCACGGA GGGCTTGCTCTACCCCTCTCGGTGTTAATCCGAACTCTGCTCTCCTCAAAGATATGATCAACGAACGACGCGCAGCTCGTGGTACACGCCCATCAGGTTCATCAGAACATGGCAGCAATGACCGATCACCAAGTGTTACTGCAGACCCGTCAGGAAATTTGGCAACTTCCGAGAAGAGCTACAAGATTCACAACGCCATCTCTGCTGGCCTGAAAGAACCAACAGACATGGGCCTCAGGGAAATGAACAAG TACATATCGAAAATTAACAAGGAAATATTTGACTTGAAGCTTGAAATTGTCCACCGAATAGAACATATAAATACCTTGAAACAGAAACTGGAGCGAATACCTGAATTGGAAGAGCAAATCGAGAAACTAGAAGCCTCGCGTGTGGAATTACAGGAAGAGAATCAGAACCTTCAAAATGAGCTTGACAGGCGAGATCGAGGCCTGTATGAGGCAGTCGGGCTTATATGCGATTTAGAAAACAAAATTGAAGATATGGCAGCTGAAAGGGTTGAGGCGCCATCGACTCCCCACCCTTATCGTATCGTTGAACCCGTTCCATCTACCGAGACTCTGGATGAGGGTCAAACGCCAAAGAACGCACCAATGATTGATGTACCGGACAGGACATCATCGCGTAGAGGGACAACCTCCGCAACGTCTCGCCGCTCGCGCGTCCTCTCTTTACGGCAGACGCGACGCCAACCGTCCTTCCTCCAAGATCAGACAGAAAGCACGAGTGCGTTGCGAAGCCTATATTTCGAGGATGTAAATAGCTCGCGGCGGTTTAGTATTTTTTCAGGCCACGAGTCGGAAGCATTGGATTCACCAAGGTTGAGTGCTCTTAGTGAGTGCAGCGATTTGAACCCGCCTCCAAGTCCTATAAAGCTAGGTCAATCTCAGATAGCGAATGTGACACCTTCCCAAAATTCTACCCCATCCCCAGACACGGGAACGGTGAGACATCATGAGGCTATTGGCAGTAAGTTCTCGCGGATTGAGCAATGGATCCCAGCCCATTCGCCTCTACAGGTCACTCACGATCAGACCCCTACGAAGCCTGAAACAACAAGTTTCCACGGCTCATCTCGAAAACAACCAGCGCTTGGAGCTGCATTTGAAGCCAAACGTAATCCGTCCGGGTCAAAACCTCCACCCACCCGAGACAGTGCAACTTTTGGAGGACGGCTACCGCCCACCCCAGACACTATGAGCACTTCCTTCATCGACCCTCGGAATCGGTCTAATCCAAGCATCATTGAGGAGCGAAGCATGTATGGAACTGCACGCATATTTTCTTCCGTAACCAGTGTGGCCTCCATGGGTCGTCCTGGACCGGCTGGAGATATAACAACTCGCCCTAGCACCGCCGATACTGCTCTGCTTAACGGAGCTGAGCCTTGGAATTATCCTGATTTTGCAGCCGACCGTAACGCTCGACTCAACAGCTTGTTTCCTCCCCCAACCTATACTCGTCACTTATCCGAACCCCCCCCGGGTATGTATATCGACGAAAGTCACTATGACACGAAGAAGGGCGATTCTCTCCTGAGTGTGACGCCACCAAAATATGCTGCTTCTATAAAGTCGACAATGTCGGACTCGGCTATATCGCAGTTTTCGCTCAACAAAACTGTAACAAATTCGCATATCCTGTCTCCAGAGGATTGGTTGGAAGCCGCCTTACCCATCTCAAACGATGATATTGCCCGGGCAGACAAGCGGGCCGACGTGGAGCCAGAAGTGTATAAATCCGCGGAAGTATATGAATCCGGTGATCAGACTAATGCTGGACCTCCTACGACGCCTGTTAGTCGTATTCGGCATAAAAGACTGGCTTCAATGAACCCAAACGATATGCGCCGGCGTTTCACCCTCCGCATCTTCGGTCGTTCCAAACCCAACAGCCCCTTTTCTGCGGATCCGGATGCGGAAGAGACAGAACCTTATCGTGGAAGTCAAAATAAGCGGCCCGGTACCGCCCGCCGTCGTAGTATAAAATTCGATCCATCACCCACGACGCGAGATCGCCCTCTTTCCCTACATTCTGCTACAGGAGCCGAATTAGCCAAAAGACCACGCACATCCAACAGCATGGAGAATGTCAAGAACTTTCGCCGTGCACAGCACAGTGTTTTCTCCTGGTTTAAAGGCCCGAAACATTCCAATGGTCCCGAAGCTCCAGGGAGATTGAATTCTCAGCCTCCTGGGCGACCAAATTCAGCATGCGAGATTAGAAATCGGTCTAGTGTTCAGTTGACTCCTAAACCTGGCACCTCAAACCACGCTTCGACTATGAAAAGTCGCTCTCGGCATCCACTTTCCGGGCAACTAACTTAA
- a CDS encoding uncharacterized protein (EggNog:ENOG410PKNH~COG:P~BUSCO:12955at33183): MATTALRSSLPISALRAGISTVRASRAGLSGIAGSRFFAAKATLPDLPYDYGALEPSISGRIMELHHKKHHQTYVNSYNDAVQKLAEAQDKLDIQSQVSLQFLTNFHGGGHANHSLFWENLAPRSNGGGEPPSGPLAKAIDDKYGSLEEFKKKFNAALAGIQGSGWGWLVKDKQTGDIMIKTYANQDPVVGQFSPLLGIDAWEHAYYLQYENRKAEYFSAIWDVINWKTVEKRFA; the protein is encoded by the exons ATGGCTACCACCGCTCTCCGCTCCTCGCTGCCCATCAGCGCTCTGCGTGCCGGCATCTCCACAGTCCGTGCCAGTAGAGCTGGTCTCTCAGGGATCGCTGGCTCTCGCTTCTTCGCTGCGAAGGCCACACTTCCTGATCTGCCCT ATGACTATGGGGCTCTTGAACCCTCCATCTCCGGCAGAATCATGGAGCTCCACCACAAGAAACACCATCAAACCTATGTGAACTCGTACAACGACGCCGTCCAAAAGCTTGCCGAAGCCCAAGATAAATTAGACATCCAGTCCCAGGTCTCATTGCAGTTCTTGACCAACTTCCATGGCGGTGGACACGCCAACCACTCCCTCTTCTGGGAGAACCTTGCCCCACGCAGTAACGGAGGCGGCGAGCCACCAAGCGGTCCGCTTGCAAAGGCTATTGACGACAAATATGGCAGCTTGGAAGAGTTCAAGAAGAAGTTCAACGCGGCTCTGGCAGGAATCCAAGGAAGCGGCTGGGGCTGGCTGGTCAAGGATAAGCAAACTGGAGATATCATGATCAAGACCTATGCT AACCAAGATCCTGTTGTCGGACAATTCTCCCCTCTTCTAGGAATCGATGCCTGGGAGCACGCATACTA CCTTCAATACGAGAACCGCAAGGCGGAATATTTCAGTGCCATCTGGGATGTTATCAACTGGAAGACAGTTGAAAAGAGATTTGCCTAA